Proteins from a genomic interval of Rhipicephalus microplus isolate Deutch F79 chromosome 6, USDA_Rmic, whole genome shotgun sequence:
- the LOC119185240 gene encoding uncharacterized protein LOC119185240 isoform X2: MMETKFITVFLFSIHLVMMKCDWNILSMTHGIRKFLKTPLPIWTTNTTEDKVGKPQCEADLLMTISKSHITYLHLWYENWMKKKVRITGRFDENKKTRMFIHVKELNYNISEEIVYLNWIQKCAVFMITAPYPGRWTLFNVRVWNSSIESRRYTDCIRKFKKLPQKGRGIYNDYCQNIVHEGAKLPILIMKSQENEFNSYKR, encoded by the exons ATGATGGAAACAAAGTTCATAACAGTATTTCTTTTCAGCATTCATTTAGTCATGATGAAGTGTGACTGGAACATTCTATCAATGACACATGGCATCAGAAAG tttttaAAAACTCCGCTACCCATATGGACAACCAACACAACCGAAGACAAAGTGGGAAAGCCACAATGTGAAGCGGACCTGCTGATGACTATAAGCAAATCTCATATAACGTACCTTCACTTGTGGTACGAAAATTGGATGAA AAAGAAAGTCAGAATAACGGGAAGATTTGACGAGAACAAAAAGACCCGCATGTTCATTCATGTAAAAG AACTGAACTACAACATTTCAGAAGAAATTGTCTATTTGAACTGGATCCAAAAATGTGCTGTTTTTATGATCACTGCACCTTATCCCG GGCGGTGGACTTTGTTCAATGTTCGTGTTTGGAACTCTTCTATCGAGTCCCGTCGTTACACTGACTGTATTCGAAAATTCAAAAAACTTCCACAGAAGGGACGCGGAATCTACAATGATTACTGCCAGAATATAGTTCATGAAGGTGCAAAACTACCAATACTGATTATGAAAAGTCAAGAAAATGAATTCAACAGTTATAAAAGGTAA
- the LOC119185240 gene encoding uncharacterized protein LOC119185240 isoform X3, whose protein sequence is MASERKKVRITGRFDENKKTRMFIHVKELNYNISEEIVYLNWIQKCAVFMITAPYPGRWTLFNVRVWNSSIESRRYTDCIRKFKKLPQKGRGIYNDYCQNIVHEGAKLPILIMKSQENEFNSYKR, encoded by the exons ATGGCATCAGAAAG AAAGAAAGTCAGAATAACGGGAAGATTTGACGAGAACAAAAAGACCCGCATGTTCATTCATGTAAAAG AACTGAACTACAACATTTCAGAAGAAATTGTCTATTTGAACTGGATCCAAAAATGTGCTGTTTTTATGATCACTGCACCTTATCCCG GGCGGTGGACTTTGTTCAATGTTCGTGTTTGGAACTCTTCTATCGAGTCCCGTCGTTACACTGACTGTATTCGAAAATTCAAAAAACTTCCACAGAAGGGACGCGGAATCTACAATGATTACTGCCAGAATATAGTTCATGAAGGTGCAAAACTACCAATACTGATTATGAAAAGTCAAGAAAATGAATTCAACAGTTATAAAAGGTAA
- the LOC119185240 gene encoding uncharacterized protein LOC119185240 isoform X1, translating to MHAVVLAKYDSHPIITVATGTLRKNNVTIQVKHICFHSAMQLPHLREFLKTPLPIWTTNTTEDKVGKPQCEADLLMTISKSHITYLHLWYENWMKKKVRITGRFDENKKTRMFIHVKELNYNISEEIVYLNWIQKCAVFMITAPYPGRWTLFNVRVWNSSIESRRYTDCIRKFKKLPQKGRGIYNDYCQNIVHEGAKLPILIMKSQENEFNSYKR from the exons ATGCACGCAGTTGTGCTCGCAAAATATGATTCCCACCCAATCATTACAGTTGCAACAGGAACCCTAAGAAAAAACAATGTGACCATACAAGTTAAACACATATGTTTCCACTCCGCAATGCAATTACCACATTTGAGAGAA tttttaAAAACTCCGCTACCCATATGGACAACCAACACAACCGAAGACAAAGTGGGAAAGCCACAATGTGAAGCGGACCTGCTGATGACTATAAGCAAATCTCATATAACGTACCTTCACTTGTGGTACGAAAATTGGATGAA AAAGAAAGTCAGAATAACGGGAAGATTTGACGAGAACAAAAAGACCCGCATGTTCATTCATGTAAAAG AACTGAACTACAACATTTCAGAAGAAATTGTCTATTTGAACTGGATCCAAAAATGTGCTGTTTTTATGATCACTGCACCTTATCCCG GGCGGTGGACTTTGTTCAATGTTCGTGTTTGGAACTCTTCTATCGAGTCCCGTCGTTACACTGACTGTATTCGAAAATTCAAAAAACTTCCACAGAAGGGACGCGGAATCTACAATGATTACTGCCAGAATATAGTTCATGAAGGTGCAAAACTACCAATACTGATTATGAAAAGTCAAGAAAATGAATTCAACAGTTATAAAAGGTAA